From a single Drosophila sulfurigaster albostrigata strain 15112-1811.04 chromosome 3, ASM2355843v2, whole genome shotgun sequence genomic region:
- the LOC133841380 gene encoding RNA polymerase-associated protein CTR9 homolog: protein METSVSKGGTAIQKLIESLIKKRANLKDWIQKANDFYRVRDLESFEELLQNAITHGYKTYAGYKDDLLKIYTMLAGHFVRLISKSLGGPHSEWQAKLSSIVLAMDELKIGLTDAQFLLCRGFALMVTNTRLAEADQCFATVLQRIPHNVAALLGRSCLAYQRQDYRLALGHIKSVFYNFPQGPADVRVAMGHCFLKIGNFDSARRAFEVAVSSNGHSLNALLGIAHLKLRKRQQAATKDAVNLLCAAFEMDSQHPLVLTWLAVHFYYSHDYDKMKSAAGTAYRLTDSPQLKAQNCFQIARGLHVNRNYEDAFAFYRKAVTHSPAGYVLPYLGLAQMCVRLNRLDEAEVALRTLLRALPDQTQALRILAALYAQRDDPAAQDMAIQLFRKAQREDDYCSHLSLADIYQRKQLWQDAIDCYDKAMSTHRRLHSTHNLPINWLNNVAALQMHLNQPKAALRTLDKALAMRDDASQEHWQSNMLTLRFNRARVLEALHLEEQAAQSYTQLISEYPSYCDSYVRLGHMANKRNLINAFENAEVPDFDLPDEILDMLTQHLKKSKGCYMSIAVANLCVIKAQRLKAMGKDITENGYLKQALSIYHTAFQANERNVWAANGLGVVLCITNQMKQGQTIFRRIVKSGNKCPEAILNYANVALELNNYKKAIARYLNCLQLLPQNYHARVMHFLAKTYFQTGQVTESKQWLLKARHLAPHKMMLLYNLSITIKQECGLVFASKSPETEEFKRAKRDIKQANRFFEYLGNVDESFHLAKKLARKCKLLRFHEWKNEDNNIDEEPAVKRRKKEDREKENSNSAEDWEGNKKNKHVKEIEMGKCEEYNQKSLEKMCRMDGNENATECKNSAKSLRKSKEGKKKRKNKTDLNDMDTD from the exons ATGGAAACTTCTGTCTCTAAAGGAGGAACTGCAATTCAAAAGCTTATCGAATCGCTAATCAAAAAACGGGCAAACTTAAAGGACTGGATACAAAAAGCA AATGACTTCTACAGGGTTCGGGACTTGGAAAGTTTTGAAGAGCTCTTGCAAAATGCAATCACCCATGGCTACAAGACTTATGCGGGATACAAGGATGATCTACTTAAAATTTATACGATGCTTGCAGGTCACTTCGTGCGTCTTATCAGCAAGTCGCTGGGAGGGCCGCACTCAGAGTGGCAGGCGAAATTGTCGAGCATTGTATTGGCAATGGATGAGTTGAAAATAGGACTTACAGATGCTCAATTTCTGTTGTGCCGCGGATTTGCTCTAATGGTGACCAACACACGGTTAGCCGAAGCAGACCAATGCTTTGCAACCGTTCTCCAACGAATACCACACAATGTGGCGGCGCTCCTAGGACGTAGTTGCTTGGCATACCAGCGCCAGGATTATCGTTTGGCGTTGGGCCACATAAAAAGCGTATTCTACAACTTCCCACAAGGACCCGCTGATGTGCGCGTTGCCATGGGTCACTGCTTTCTGAAAATAGGCAACTTTGACAGTGCTCGTCGTGCCTTTGAGGTAGCAGTGTCCAGCAATGGACATAGTTTGAATGCTCTGCTCGGCATTGCCCACTTGAAGCTTCGCAAGCGGCAACAGGCGGCTACCAAGGATGCCGTAAATTTGCTATGTGCCGCATTTGAAATGGACAGTCAACACCCTCTCGTGCTCACTTGGCTGGCCGTTCATTTTTACTACTCCCACGACTATGACAAGATGAAATCAGCGGCCGGAACTGCATATCGACTCACAGACAGTCCACAGCTGAAGGCACAAAACTGTTTTCAAATTGCACGCGGTTTGCACGTGAATCGGAACTATGAAGACGCATTTGCCTTTTATCGAAAAGCAGTGACGCATTCTCCCGCCGGCTATGTGCTGCCCTATCTGGGACTGGCACAAATGTGCGTACGACTCAATCGTCTTGATGAGGCGGAAGTCGCATTACGTACACTCCTGAGAGCGCTACCCGACCAGACGCAGGCATTGCGCATACTGGCTGCACTTTACGCTCAACGGGACGATCCAGCTGCGCAGGACATGGCAATACAGTTGTTCAGAAAGGCACAGCGAGAGGATGACTACTGCAGCCACCTGAGCTTGGCAGACATCTATCAACGCAAGCAACTTTGGCAAGACGCCATCGATTGCTACGACAAGGCAATGAGCACCCATCGACGTCTGCACAGCACACACAATTTACCCATTAATTGGCTGAACAATGTGGCTGCTCTTCAGATGCATTTGAACCAACCGAAAGCTGCGCTGCGTACTTTGGACAAAGCTCTGGCAATGAGAGATGATGCGTCCCAAGAGCATTGGCAGAGCAACATGCTCACCCTGAGATTTAACAGAGCACGTGTGCTGGAGGCGCTGCACTTGGAAGAACAGGCTGCCCAAAGCTACACTCAATTGATTTCCGAGTATCCAAGTTATTGCGACAGCTATGTGCGATTGGGCCACATGGCCAACAAACGCAATCTAATCAACGCTTTCGAAAATGCTGAAGTCCC CGACTTTGATCTACCTGACGAAATCTTAGATATGCTCACTCAGCATTTGAAGAAAAGCAAAGGATGCTATATGTCCATTGCCGTGGCCAATTTATGTGTGATCAAAGCGCAGAGACTTAAGGCAATGGGGAAGGATATCACCGAAAATGGATATTTAAAACAAGCGCTTTCGATATATCATACA GCTTTCCAAGCAAATGAACGTAATGTGTGGGCAGCAAATGGACTTGGGGTTGTGCTGTGTATAACCAACCAAATGAAGCAGGGCCAGACAATATTCCGGAGAATTGTCAAGTCGGGCAACAAATGTCCCGaagcaatattaaattatgctaATGTAGCTCTTGAGctgaataattataaaaaggCAATTGCTAGatatttgaattgtttgcAATTGCTACCACAAAACTATCACGCCAGAGTGATGCATTTTCTGGCAAAAACTTATTTTCAAACTGGACAGGTCACCGAGTCAAAGCAGTGGCTCCTTAAGGCTCGTCATTTGGCACCCCATAAAATGATGTTGCTTTATAATCTATCCATAACCATCAAACAAGAATGTGGCCTCGTATTCGCCAGCAAATCTCCTGAGACAGAAGAATTCAAGCGAGCCAAGCGAGATATAAAGCAGGCCAATCG CTTCTTTGAGTATTTAGGTAACGTGGATGAATCCTTTCATTTGGCCAAAAAGCTGGCGAGGAAATGTAAGCTACTGCGATTCCATGAATGGAAGAACGaagataataatattgatgAGGAACCGGCTGTTAAACGTAGAAAAAAAGAGGATAGAGAAAAGGAAAACTCAAATTCTGCAGAAGATTGGGAAGgaaacaagaagaacaaacaTGTGAAAGAAATTGAGATGGGAAAGTGTGAAGAATATAATCAGAAATCGTTAGAAAAAATGTGTCGAATGGATGGAAATGAAAACGCAACGGAATGTAAGAACAGTGCAAAATCTTTGAGAAAATCAAAGGAAGGCAAAAAGAAACGCAAGAATAAGACTGATCTCAACGACATGGACActgattaa
- the LOC133844360 gene encoding LOW QUALITY PROTEIN: cuticle protein 16.5 (The sequence of the model RefSeq protein was modified relative to this genomic sequence to represent the inferred CDS: substituted 1 base at 1 genomic stop codon): MXFLICLALFVAVAQAHVVAPVATYAAAPALTYAAPSVYSAAIPRAYTAYAAAPSVYSASYVAPSVYSSYAAPITTYAAAPAVVSTLLKK; this comes from the coding sequence atgtagttcCTCATCTGTTTGGCTCTGTTCGTCGCTGTGGCTCAGGCTCATGTTGTGGCCCCCGTTGCCACCTATGCCGCTGCTCCTGCCCTGACCTATGCCGCTCCCTCAGTCTACTCGGCAGCGATTCCTCGTGCCTACACCGCATATGCTGCAGCTCCATCCGTTTACTCCGCCTCTTACGTTGCGCCTTCGGTGTACTCCTCGTATGCCGCTCCAATTACCACCTATGCCGCTGCTCCCGCCGTTGTCTCCACGCTGCTGAAGAAGTAA
- the LOC133843425 gene encoding uncharacterized protein LOC133843425, which yields MLSQTAINDFRNQPGQIEVASRSHNANANDGEAEASKYNFMVVIATVTWLWLTCISVFIYCCNYWEMCKSPRRRARLVPEEDFELELEQQSMLLSQTNDGSC from the exons ATGCTAAGCCAAACTGCAATTAACGATTTCAGAAATCAGCCAGGACAAATCGAAG TTGCGAGTAGAAGTcacaacgccaacgccaacgatGGCGAAGCAGAAGCAtccaaatataactttatgGTGGTAATTGCCACTGTGACCTGGTTGTGGCTCACCTGTATAA GTGTCTTCATTTATTGTTGCAATTACTGGGAAATGTGCAAGTCCCCGAGGAGAAGAGCAAGGTTGGTGCCGGAGGAAGACttcgaattggaattggagCAACAGAGTATGCTGCTCTCCCAGACCAACGATGGCAGCTGTTGA
- the LOC133843424 gene encoding uncharacterized protein LOC133843424 isoform X1, with product MARNVFLDKETKLRQSRLLPEMASSTSKCSTELLCEFNSEWSQSSDITIPRTPTLILDYVQFLAARTIQRHWRGFSSRKSEVDTKKAAITIQRWWRGYQVRGKYMLIMERMLQDRLMDMYNNAATKIQALFRGWWSRQAVHDLSALKRIQRCAAQDLLNCVAYKLHHLLRTHSIPGVYSLRDSNCLSRVEKLLSTMTFRFYNARVHNVLMKRERNFKNFRRNFTKNSNYTTVPYTGPNDKVTCKPHCEDFLSKTINTDKLMYKIIAAYDDAQRDLTAKKTQYNLAERKRRKHIDKILEQKERRKCSFCVDVVASMRRWKIWDSEKLTISKDVFRNLGNLESFLNEAKDIVDDFQGRCHCKIMLHDMEECH from the exons atggcaAGAAACGTTTTTCTCGATAAGGAAACTAAGTTACGACAAAGTCGACTCTTGCCGGAAATGGCGTCGAG CACTTCCAAATGTTCCACAGAGTTGCTTTGCGAATTTAACTCAGAGTGGAGCCAAAGCTCAGACATTACTATACCGCG TACACCAACTCTGATCCTGGACTACGTTCAGTTTTTGGCAGCTCGCACCATACAACGACATTGGCGAGGGTTTTCCAGTCGCAAATCTGAAGTCGACACTAAGAAGGCAGCGATTACCATACAACGTTGGTGGCGTGGATATCAAGTGCGTGGCAAATACATGCTGATTATGGAACGTATGTTGCAGGATAGGCTGATGGACATGTACAACAATGCAGCCACCAAAATCCAGGCACTCTTCCGAGGTTGGTGGTCTCGACAAGCAGTGCACGACTTGAGCGCTCTGAAGAGGATTCAGAGATGTGCTGCGCAGGATCTGCTCAATTGCGTGGCCTATAAGCTGCATCATCTGCTTCGCACTCATTCTATTCCCGGCGTTTACTCGCTGCGGGATTCAAA CTGTTTGTCGCGCGTTGAGAAACTTTTGTCCACAATGACATTTCGTTTTTACAATGCTCGTGTTCATAATGTCTTAATGAAACGtgaaagaaattttaaaaactttaggcggaatttcacaaaaaattcaaattataccacaGTTCCATATACCGGACCCAACGATAAGGTGACTTGTAAGCCCCATTGTGAGGATTTTCTGAGCAAGACCATTAATACGGATAAGCTTATGTACAAAATTATCGCCGCTTACGATGATGCCCAGCGTGAtttgacagcaaaaaaaacacaatataaTTTAGCTGAAA GGAAGCGGCGAAAGCATATAGATAAGATCCTCGAACAAAAGGAGAGACGCAAGTGTAGCTTCtgtgtcgatgttgttgccaGTATGCGGCGCTGGAAAATCTGGGACTCTGAAAAATTAACCATATCCAAGGATGTATTTCGAAACCTCGGCAACTTGGAGAGTTTTCTCAATGAAGCTAAAGATATTGTAGATGATTTTCAGGGACGATGTCATTGCAAAATTATGCTTCACGATATGGAAGAATGTCATTAA
- the LOC133843424 gene encoding spermatogenesis-associated protein 17 isoform X2 codes for MARNVFLDKETKLRQSRLLPEMASSTSKCSTELLCEFNSEWSQSSDITIPRTPTLILDYVQFLAARTIQRHWRGFSSRKSEVDTKKAAITIQRWWRGYQVRGKYMLIMERMLQDRLMDMYNNAATKIQALFRGWWSRQAVHDLSALKRIQRCAAQDLLNCVAYKLHHLLRTHSIPGVYSLRDSKEAAKAYR; via the exons atggcaAGAAACGTTTTTCTCGATAAGGAAACTAAGTTACGACAAAGTCGACTCTTGCCGGAAATGGCGTCGAG CACTTCCAAATGTTCCACAGAGTTGCTTTGCGAATTTAACTCAGAGTGGAGCCAAAGCTCAGACATTACTATACCGCG TACACCAACTCTGATCCTGGACTACGTTCAGTTTTTGGCAGCTCGCACCATACAACGACATTGGCGAGGGTTTTCCAGTCGCAAATCTGAAGTCGACACTAAGAAGGCAGCGATTACCATACAACGTTGGTGGCGTGGATATCAAGTGCGTGGCAAATACATGCTGATTATGGAACGTATGTTGCAGGATAGGCTGATGGACATGTACAACAATGCAGCCACCAAAATCCAGGCACTCTTCCGAGGTTGGTGGTCTCGACAAGCAGTGCACGACTTGAGCGCTCTGAAGAGGATTCAGAGATGTGCTGCGCAGGATCTGCTCAATTGCGTGGCCTATAAGCTGCATCATCTGCTTCGCACTCATTCTATTCCCGGCGTTTACTCGCTGCGGGATTCAAA GGAAGCGGCGAAAGCATATAGATAA
- the LOC133843426 gene encoding uncharacterized protein LOC133843426 produces MDSELGNPTENDIWGGSNTLNLNNERLDCEHLDELTDRYIDPNRPSFVTVLLRFFGNIFVDCFRAVFS; encoded by the exons ATGGATTCTGAATTGGGCAATCCAACTGAGAATGATATATGGGGAGGATCGAACACTCTTAATCTCAACAATGAGCGCTTAGATTGCGAGCATTTAG ACGAGCTGACGGATAGGTATATTGATCCAAATAGACCCTCCTTTGTTACCGTATTACTGCGCTTCTTTGGCAATATATTCG TGGATTGCTTTAGAGCTGTGTTCTCATAG